A segment of the Pseudomonadales bacterium genome:
TCAGATGCATCAGTTTTGTTTGTTTCGGCTGCTGCTTTATCAAAAACCAGAGATAGCTTTAAGTTTAACTGTTCATTATCAATTGCGACTAATTTGACAGTGACAGTTTGCCCAAGTGTAAAAAATAAATCGTCGCATTTTAAGGTCAGACTATCTTGGTTAAAGCTATATTCGCGTTTCAAACTGCGCACATCAATCTGACCATGAATATCAAATTCAGGCCAGTAAACACCAATTTGACGGTGATTAACCATAGATACTGTGCCAGTGAATGTATCACCGAGCTTTTGTTTTAAAAATTGGCATTTTAAAGACAGTTCACAATCGCGTTGTGCCGCTCTAACAGACTGGTTTAATTGATTTAGACGACTGATTAAATCCTCGTTTAAGGGCTTAATCGGTTTGTTATTGACTAGGCGCTTAATGAGCCTGTGTACAATCACGTCACTGTATTTTCTGATTGGTGAGGTGAAGGTTGTATAGGCTTCAAAACCAAGGCCATAATGCGCCACTTTGGCTGTTTGCCACTCACTGCGCTTCAACTTTTTCTTGAGTATATCTGCAAGATTAATTTCACTGCTTTCTAATAGCTGCTGCTGAAAAGCTATGTACTGACTTAGCTGATTAATGTCATCATGTTGCGCAGCAAAATCTGGCATATGCTTTTTTAATAGGCGCTGTATGCCAGGCAGCTGCTCGGGTCTAAAACCATTAGCTCCGACAAATAATGCCGAGTTGCTATGCTTTGCTAAAAATAAGGCGGTGGCGTTGTTACATGCCAGCATACATTCTTCAACTAAACGTTGTGCAATATTTCGTTGATGAAATTCAATCCCCGTCATCTTACCATTTTCATCTAATTCTAAACGATAATCTGGGTAATCTGGCATGATGGATGCGTTAGTATCTCTCCAATTGCGGCGTGCTTGTGACATCTGATGCAGTTGAGAAATTTGTGCGCTTATCGTATCAGAATACTCAGGTGAATAAGTTTTGGATTCGCTAGCATTGATTTCAATACTCTCGGCGCAATTTTCAGCGTTATTATTCGAACCCTTGTCAGAGTTTGCGTTATCAATGCTATGAATATGAGCGCTCACATCATCATAGTTTAGCTTGCCTTGGCTTCTTATCACGGCGCTTTGATAGTCGCAGCAGAGGATGTTTCCATCAGGTTGAATGGTAATATTGCACACCAGAGCTAAGCGGTCTTGGTGTTCTTTTAATGAGCAGAGATTTGATGACAAAACATCCGGAAGCATAGGGATTTTTTGACCCGGTAAATAAATACTGCTCATTTGCTGCTGCGCTAAACGATCAAGCGGCGAGTTGATGTCAACAAAAGCCGTAACATCTGCGATAGCGACGGAGAGCAAATAATCACCGTTTTCCAGCGTTTTAATATGCAAAGCGTCGTCTAAATCTTGGGTATTGTTACCGTCGATGGTGATAAAACAATGATCACGAAGGTCTTCACGCTGCCCTGAGGCTATCTCATCATCGATGATTTGCTCAGCCGTCATGCGAATGGCTTCTAGCTCATCTTGTTGCCAATCCTTATGTGGCAGCTGATGTTTTGCGACACTGAAGCGGTGCTCAATATAGGCGTCTTCTTCACGACCAATAATTTGTGACACTTGCGCTTGAACGCGACCTTTATGCTTAAACGGATGCTGACAAATAGTGGCACCAACCAGCTCGCCATCGTTTAAATTTTTACGATGTTTTGGAGGAATAAAGATCCAACGTGTCAACTGTGGGTGATCGGGTAGCACATAAAGCTGGTTGTTTTTTGCCTTAATTTTACCCAAAAAATAGGAGAAGTCAGTAGAGAGCAACTTTTCAATGCGTGCGATGGGTTTCTCATCAGTTTTATCTGAGCGTTCTAAGATACATTGAACAGTATCGCCGGGTAATACTTTCTCCATTTCCGACTGTGGCAGCAAATACTCTTGTTTATCACTTTCGCTGATCACAAAACCAAAGCGTTTGCGGGTACCTTTAACCTCACCCGTTACTCGTTCAGTAGCGTCATGAATCTGTTTTTTTAAGTCTTTCAGTTGACTCAGTGCTGATGAATCAAGCATGTTAATTTCCGTTAAAATAATGCATCTAGATTAGCAGAAAAAGAGGGTGCTCCCAATCCTTTAATAGGCTAATTAGTGCTGCGATTCTGAGGCTGTATGCTATTTAAACAGCGAATATCGCAGTACTGAGTGTTTAACGTTATAATCAGCTAAGACAGACCAAAAAAGGCTTTCACATGCAAGATGATGATTTTTTATCGGCAATGTCAGATGTTAAGCCTCTGAAGCAAGACAGTGTCAAGCTGGGTCAGAAGCCAAGTCAAATTAATACCGATCAGGCAAAGCTCAGGCGAATGGCTGCTGCGGCTGAGCAGCAAGAGTCAGATGCACTGCTGCAGCGCACGGTAACATTAGTCGGGCCACACGATGTCATTGGCTATAAATCACCCGGTGTTCAAGACGGTGTATACAAAAAACTACGCCTAGCTCGATATGAAATTGATGGACGCTTGG
Coding sequences within it:
- a CDS encoding RNB domain-containing ribonuclease; translated protein: MLDSSALSQLKDLKKQIHDATERVTGEVKGTRKRFGFVISESDKQEYLLPQSEMEKVLPGDTVQCILERSDKTDEKPIARIEKLLSTDFSYFLGKIKAKNNQLYVLPDHPQLTRWIFIPPKHRKNLNDGELVGATICQHPFKHKGRVQAQVSQIIGREEDAYIEHRFSVAKHQLPHKDWQQDELEAIRMTAEQIIDDEIASGQREDLRDHCFITIDGNNTQDLDDALHIKTLENGDYLLSVAIADVTAFVDINSPLDRLAQQQMSSIYLPGQKIPMLPDVLSSNLCSLKEHQDRLALVCNITIQPDGNILCCDYQSAVIRSQGKLNYDDVSAHIHSIDNANSDKGSNNNAENCAESIEINASESKTYSPEYSDTISAQISQLHQMSQARRNWRDTNASIMPDYPDYRLELDENGKMTGIEFHQRNIAQRLVEECMLACNNATALFLAKHSNSALFVGANGFRPEQLPGIQRLLKKHMPDFAAQHDDINQLSQYIAFQQQLLESSEINLADILKKKLKRSEWQTAKVAHYGLGFEAYTTFTSPIRKYSDVIVHRLIKRLVNNKPIKPLNEDLISRLNQLNQSVRAAQRDCELSLKCQFLKQKLGDTFTGTVSMVNHRQIGVYWPEFDIHGQIDVRSLKREYSFNQDSLTLKCDDLFFTLGQTVTVKLVAIDNEQLNLKLSLVFDKAAAETNKTDASETIDQDSTSQA